CGGTGCGCCAGATCGTGTGGCCGCTGATTGCTTTTTCGGTATTGATCATGGGGCTGCTGTTATGGGTCAATAACTGGGTCAGTCCCACGGGGTTCGCCAAATTCCAGAATTCCCAGCACATGATGGCCGAAAGCATTACCCGCCTGAGACTGGAACCCAAAACTTTTCTCAATATCGGCGACTGGCGGCTTTATTCGGAGGCCGTGGACAACCAGCGCGGCCGGCTTGAGGATGTGCATCTGTTCCGCAGCCCGGCGGGCGGCGCCATACGCGACAGCGTACGCGTGAGCGCGCCGGCCGGGCGGTACCGGGTTTATCCCGGCAAGGGGTTTGAGCTTACTCTTAAAAACGGCGAATTCCAGCGGGTGGACCCTAAAGACCCGCGGCGCGTGGTGCTGGCAAAATTCCAATCCTACCGGGTTTTCATTCCGTTCGGCGTGCCTTTTAAAAAACGCACCGATATCTCCCTGACGGAAATGGCGACCCCGGATATAATAGCCGCCGCGCTTTACAGCGGCTCGCTTGTACCGATCCGGCGCGCCGAATATAAAATAGAGGCGGCTACCCGGATGGCCGTCGCGCTCGCGCCGGTGATATTTTTCTATCTCAGCTGCCCGTTCGGCGTTTCTTTGAGCAGAACCGGCCGGGCGATGGGCATGGTTCTCAGCATTGTGATACTGTTCCTGTTTTACGGGCTTATGGCGGTTGGCATAAGTCTGGGCAAAAAACTGCTCTGGCTGGCCTGGTGGGGGCCGTTTCTGCCCGATGCGGCCGGCCTGTTTCTGGCCGGCTGGCTGTGGCGAAGGCGGCTGCGCTGAACATGATTTTCTACCGTTATATCGCGCGCAAGTTCTGGCCTCCGTTCCTGTTCGGAATGGGCATTTTTGCCGTGCTGGTGTTTCTGGCGGATATGTTTGAAAAGCTCAAGTACATGACCGATTCTCCGGCGGGATTTAAGGTTATCGCGCAATATTTCGCTCTTATCATCCCGTTCTGGACTCTGGTGGTCGTGCCGGTGGCGGTGTTGCTGGCGGCGCTGTTCGTGGTGTCGGGGCTTATCAGGAGCGGCGAATGGGTGGCTGCGTCCGCGAGCGGGTACAGCCCGCGCCAGATTGTGGCGCCGGTCCTGTTTTGCGCCGTGCTGGTGTCCGCTGTAAATGCGGGACTGGGCGAGTTCGTGTCGCCGCGTCTGCATGCCCGGAGCGAACGCATTCTGCAACGTGATATACGGGGTAAAGCCGACTGGGGTCGCCCGGTAAGCGACAATGTCGTGCTGCGGGCAGGAGAAGGCGTAATGCTTTATATCGCGAGGTTTACCCCGTCCGAAGGGCTGATGTCCCGCCCGGTAGTCAACATTTTCGCGCGCGGCAAGGCGGCCGTGCAGATTGACGCGGAATCGGCGGAGTGGGACCGGCACGCCAGGCGCTGGATTTTTAAAAAGGGCATACAGCGCGAAATATCGGACGCGGGCACCCTCTCCGAGCGGCCGTTCGACAGCTTTGTGTCGTCCATAGACATTGCGCCGCGCGATATCGTGATTGAAAAAGTCTGGCCGGAGGATCTCACCGTGCGGGATATCCGCCGGCGGATCGGGAGTCTGCAGAAAACCGGTGCGCCCGACCACCGCGAGCGCACTTATCTGCAGGTAAAATTTGCCGCGCCGTTCGCTTCGGTGATAATCTGCCTGCTGGGCATACCGTTCGGCGTGGTGGTTAAAAAAGGCGGCAAGCTGGTTCATTTCGCGACCGCAATGTGCATCACGTTTGTGTTCTGGTGGGTGCTTTCCATGTGCCAGTCGGCCGGGGAAGCGGGCATGGTGCCGCCGTATGTCGCCGCCTGGGCGCCTGTTGCCGTGTTTGGCGCGCTGGCTTTGTTCGGCATGAAAAAAGCCGGGCTTTGAGGTACAGGCGCGGCGCAAATCGCAAGCGGCTCCCGCAAGGGAGCCGCTTTTCGTTTAAAGGCGGTACGCTGTCAATTTCCGAGAATGCGGTTTACTTCGTATACCAGCTCGTCATGATCGAATGGTTTGTAGAGGATCCCGTCCACATTCAGATGCGATAATTCATCGTTTATCGGCTTCTGGTTCAGCGCTGTTACCACGAGAATTTTCAGGCCCGGATATTTCGTTTTCAGGCCGGAAATGATGTCGAGGCCGCTGGTGCCGGGCATCAGAATATCCAGCAGCAGCAGATCGGTTTTGGAAGTTTCCAGCAGTTTTACCGCGTCGTCCGCCGTGCTGCCTTCACCCGACAGGGCGAAGTTTTCCCGCGACAGAATATTCTTCACCGTTTCCCTGAATACCGGTGAATCGTCTATAAGCATTATGTTATTCATAAGATATGAATTTTATTCCAGTATTTTTTCGATGGCTTCCAGCAGTTCGTCCGGTTCGAAAGGTTTGTACACAATGCCTTTCGCGCCAAGATCGCGCGCTTCCAGGTTCACCGCTTCCTGATTGATCGCGGTAAGCATCAGCACTTTGGCGGTAGGGTTGACTCCGACAAGTTCTTTCAGTATGTCCAGTCCCGATTCGCCCGGAAGCAGTATATCCAGCAGAACCAGCTCCGGCGATTCCTTCTTGAACTGTTCCAGCGCGTCGGCGGCGTTGCCCGCTTCCACTGCCAGATATTTACCGTTGCGTTCCAGCACGTTGCGGATAGTGCTGCGCAGGATAGGCGAATCGTCCACGATGAGTACTTTGTGCTTTTCCATGTTCACTGTCCTCGCTTTGGGTTTTATTTCGGTCAACCCGTTAAAAAATGTGCCAGGCTTTTTCATCCCAGGTCGGGGATTTTTTTATTTTGGCGATCAGCTGCTTGAAAGAATCCGTGCTGAAGATGATCACCATCTCGCCGCTCATGGTCATATGTCCGGACTCCAGCCTCATTTCACTGCTTAACAGCAGATCCGCCGTCTGGTCCACCCGGCCGGCCGCTTCCTTTAGCATGGCGGCCCGCGTGCCTACCATGACCCGCGGCGCGCGCGGCAGGATTTTCATACCGATCGTGTTGGCGAACACGTTTAAAAAGGTGTTGGCCAGAATGTTCGATACTTCCGCCACGGTCAGCGTCTGCAGGGAGGACAGTTCTTCCGACCGGGCATCCTGATCGGTGATGTAATGAGTGAGATTAAGCATGCTCTCCTGATTGAATACGCACATGATCGAGAGCGGAGTCTCGCCGCTGAAGCTGAGCTCGCCGCAGTAGCGGGCGGGTTCTCTGGCGGGGAACTTGGACATCGCGTCGTTATATGGGGCGAACTTGAATTCATGCGGGAAAATGTTCCATTCTCTGCGCGACAGCCGCGACAATGCGGTCAGGCTGTGCATCATGCCTGTTTCGGCCACGTCCTGAAACACTGACATCTCTTCTTTTGTTATGTTATTTTGCATGTTGTAACCGCTTTTCCCCGGAAACTTTTCGCTGCATATTCCCGTAATTTCGGCGCCAGCTCAATGCTTTCCCAGGGCAGGCCTGCCGTGTTCGCGCCGAAATGCCCGTAGGCCGCAGTCGCGCGATAGACCGGCCGGCGCAGGCCGAGCTTTTTGATTATGCCCTGCGGTGTGAAATCGAAAAAATTCCGCACCGAAGTTACCAGCTGGTCCGGGCCGATCAGGCCGGTGCCGTGCGTGTCCACATACAGCCCTACCGGCTCCGCCACGCCGATCGCGTAAGCGATCTCGACCGTGCATTCCGCCGCCAGCCCGGCCGCCACTATGTTTTTCGCGGCCAGCCGCGCCATATAGGCGCCCGAACGGTCCACTTTCGTCGGGTCTTTGCCGGAAAACGCGCCGCCCCCGTGCGGGGCGCGGCCCCCGTAGGTGTCCACGATGATTTTGCGGCCCGTCATGCCGGTGTCGGACTGCGGCCCGCCGATAACGAATTTCCCGGTCGGATTGATGAAAATTTCAGTGCGTTCATCCAGCATTCTGGGGTTAAGCGAAGGGCGGATCACCGCTTCGGTTATTTCCCGGCGCGCTTTTGCCGAAAGCCGTTTTCCGCTCGAATCAAGCACCGATTCCGAATGCTGCGCTGAAACCACCACATTTGAAATCCGCAGCGGCCGTCCGTTCAGATACTCGACTGTAACCTGCGCCTTGCCGTCCGGCCCGAGGTAAGGCAGTATGTTTTGCTTGCGCACTTCGGCCAGCCGGCCCGTCAGCCGATGCGCCAGCGCGATCGGAAGCGGCATCAGTTCCTCCGTTTCCCGGCAGGCGTAGCCCACCATCAGGCCCTGATCTCCGGCGCCGCCCGCATTGACGCCTTGCGCTATGTCCGGGCTCTGCCGGCCTATCGTGCAGATGACGGCGCAGGTGTCGCATGAAAAACCGCGGCTGATGTCGGTATAGCCTATGTCGCGCAGCACGCCGCGCGCAAGCGCGTCGGCGTCAACGACAGCGCGCGAGGTCGTTTCACCGCCGATCACCACCAGCCCGCGCGTTATATAGGTTTCACAGGCTACTCGTCCGTTCGGGTCCTGCCGGAGGATCTCGTCCAGAAACGCATCGGAGATCTGGTCGCACACCTTGTCGGGGTGACCTTCCGTCACGGATTCCGAGCTGGCGAAAAAATGCCCTCTTCTATCCATAGCAATATGGTAATAAATAAGTAAAGGAAAGTATAGAACCTGCTGCGGGCCTGAAAAAGCCCGCCCGGCGCCGGGCGGGCTTTTTCATTGAAAATAGTCCGGGCCTAGCCGGTGATGAATTTCGTGACCGGTTTTTCCGCGAAATCCAGCAGCGCTTCGGTGGACGCTTTTGCGGGCGACTCCGCGTACAGCCTCAGCAGCGGTTCCGTGCCGGACGGGCGCAGCAGTACCCAGCTGCCGTCCGCCAGGGTTATTTTCAGCCCGTCTTTCACCGTGGTTTCTGCTATGGGCTGCCCGCAGATTTTTTTCGGCAGTTTTTTGGCGATCTTTTCCGCAAAAACCACCTTGTCCGCAACGGGTGTTTTGAGCGGAAAATCGCGCCGCAGGAAAACCGATTTGCCGTATTTCTTCTCCAGATCCGCAAGCAGAACCGACAGCGGTTTGCCGGTTTCCTGGAGCATCTGGATGAAAAGCAGCGCGGACATGACCCCGTCGCGGTCGGCGAAAGCGCCTTTCCAGGCGTACCCGCCCGATTCCTCCGCGCCCGCCAGCACGTCTTCCGCAAGCATTTTTTCCGCCGCGTATTTAAACCCGACCGGCACTTCCTCGAACGGCAGTTTGTACGCCTGAGCCACGCGTTTTGACAGATAGCCGAGCGAAACCGCCTGCACTATTTTCCCTTTCTTTTTCTGCCGGCCCGCCAGATATTCTAGCATCAGCGCGAACGCCTGGCAGGGGGTGAGATAGCGGCCCGTGTCGTCTATCACGCCCAGCCGGTCGCCGTCGCCGTCAAGCGCCAGCCCGGCGGCGGCTTTGTTTTCCTTGACGGCTTTTTTCAGATCCGCCAGATTTTTGTCAACGGGTTCCGGCGCAACGCCGCCGAACAGCGGGTCATGCCCGGCATGCAGCGTGACCAGTTTTTTTGACGGAATCAGCTCTTCCAGTATTCCCGCCGCGCTGCCGTGCATATAATCGGCCACGACCGGTATTTTCATGCTGGCGGAGAGTTTTTTCACGTCAAAACGGCTCCGCACGTAGCTGACATAGGGTTTGAGGCCGTTGACTGCCGGCAAGGACTCGGCCTTGACCGGGGCCGGCGGGTTCTTGCCGGCCATCCGCTCGATGCCGCCGGTAAGCGCGTCAGGCGCGCTGCGGCCCTCCACCTTTATCTTGACGCCGTTGTAATGCGCAGCGTTGTGGCTGGCTGTCACCATCACGGCCAGATCGTACTCCTTAAGCGTAAGCAGGCTGGCGGCGGGCGTGGGCACAGGCCGGTCCGACAGCGCGACCCCTATGCGGTTGGCCCGGAGGATATGCGCTATTTCCGCCGCGAACAGGTCGGAATCGAACCGGCGGTCATAACCTATGAAAACGCGGTATTTTTCCGAGTCGGACGGACGCGGATTGTCTTCCCTGATATGATCCGCGATCGCCTGCGCGGCGATCCTCACGTTCTGGAAAGTGAAATCCCACGCGATAATGCCGCGCCAGCCGTCGGTCCCGAATTTGATCTCGTTGTTTGATGCCATTGTGTTTCTCCAGAATATTTAGGAAAACTGTTTTTTTCGCGCCGGGTTCAGCTTTTTGTCCGGCGTTAAGCCGCCGGCAGATATATTACCATAATTCCGGTTAACGGGGATAAACGAAGTTGTTGTCCGCGTTTTTGAGAAGGGGGGCGTTCCTGTCCTTGTCCGAAAGGGAAGGCGAGGCCATGCCCCAGTCAATCCCCACGGCGGGATCGTCGTACCGGAACCCCCGGTCATGCGCCGGAGAATATTCGGCGGTAACCTGATACATCACCTCGGCTGTTTCCGAATAGACGCAGAACCCGTGCCCGAACCCGGGCGGCACATAAAGCATATGGTGGTTTTCGTCGTCCAGTTCGCGGCCGACCCAGCACCCAAAAGTCGGCGAGCCTTTGCGGATATCAACCGCCACGTCCAGAATCCTGCCGCGCATGCATTTTACCAGCTTGCCCTGCGCCGCCGGATCTTTCTGAAAGTGCAGCCCGCGCAGAACCCCTTTGGCGGACCGCGAAAAATTCATCTGCACCAGCGGCTGCGGAATATGAGGCAGGAATTCGCTGGCTTTGTAAAGTTCCATGAACGCGCCGCGCCGGTCGCCGAAAACTTCTGGTTTTACGAGCAGCACTTCCGGCAGCCGCGTTTTCTCGAATTCAAACGGCATGGCCGGACTCCTTTGCCGCAGGTTCTTTGAGAATGCCGAGCAGGTATTGCCCGTAGCCTGTTTTTTCAAGCGGTCTGGCGAGCGCCTCGAGCCGGGCCGCGCTGATGTAGCCGTTGCGGTAGGCGATTTCCTCCACGCACGCTATTTTCAGGCCCTGCCGGTTTTCCACAATCCGCACGAAATCCGCCGCATCCAGCAGCGAGTCGTGCGTGCCGGTGTCGAGCCACGCGAACCCGCGGCCCATCAGTTTCACGTTTAATTTGCCCAGCCGGAGATATTCGTTGTTGAGCGCGGTTATTTCCAGCTCTCCGCGTTTGGACGGGTTGAGCCCGCGCGCCATGCGGGGCGCGTTTTTGTCGTAATGGTAAATGCCGGTAACTGCGTAGTTTGATTTCGGAACGGCGGGTTTTTCCTCGATTGAAATCACGCGCCCTTTGTCGTCGAATTCAGCCACGCCGTAGCGCTGCGGGTCGGATACATAATAACCGAACACGGTTGCGCCGTCGCTGGCGCGCGAGGTGTCCTGCAGCAGTTCCGGCAGGCCGTGCCCGAAAAAGATGTTGTCGCCGAGAATCAGCCAGACCGGGTCGTCCCCGATGAATTTCTCGCCGATCACCAGCGCTTCCGCTATGCCGCGCGGAGCCGACTGCTCGGCGTATTCAAATCTCAGGCCCCACTGTTCGCCGCTGCCGAGCAGTTTTTCAATGCGCGGCAGATCCTCCGGCGTGGAAATCACCAGTATTTCCCGCACGCCCGCGATCATGAGCGTGGCGAGCGGATAGTAGATCATCGGCTTGTCGTAAACCGGCAGCAGCTGCTTGATTGTGGATATGGTTACCGGGTGCAGGCGCGTGCCGGCTCCGCCCGCGAGAATGATTCCTTTTGTCATGAGAGCCTCACTTTTCAGCAGTAATTTTTTTAAGGAGCCACCACAGTGTCACCGCGGCGTTTTTTCCGTCAAATCTGTCAAGCCGGTTCATGGCGCGGACCCGCTCGCCCGCGGCTGCGCCGGCTCCGCAAAGCAGCAGTTCCTTCGCCCAGCTGCGCTGCACGGACGCCCTGCGCCGGTTAATCCGTTTCCGGACCGCGCCCGGCGCTCCGTCGGCATACAGCGCCGCGTAATACCCCGAGAGCATGGTGTCGAGGTTGCCGTAATGCCGGGCGATTTCCTCCTCGCTCGGGCGCGGCGGCCGCTGATGTTCGCACAGCACTTCATGAAGAAAGTAAAAGCCCGTCACTTCGCACATCCTGATGCAGAAATCATGATCTTCCACCGACTGCAGGTCGGGGCTTTCCCTGAATCCGCCGATTTTCAGGGCCGCGGTTTTGCCGAACACGGTGGCGGACGGAATCAGGGGATTATCTTCGTACAGCAGGCAGTCCCTGGCATTGGCCGGGTCGGCGGCGCAGATGTGCCGGCCTATTGTTTTCCCGGCTCTTGTTATGGCGCAATCATGTGCGAGCAGGTCTATGCCGGGATTGGCGGACAGAGCCGCCATGACGCGGGCCAGTTTTTCCGGCCGCCACGAATCTTCGGTGTCGAGCAGCGCGATATAGCGGCCGCTTGAGGCGGCAATCCCTGTATTAAGCGCGCCGGCGCGCCCGGCGTTGTCCTGCCGGATCACCCGGCCGGGCAGTACGTTTGTCTGCAGATAGCGGAGCGCCGCGCCTGAATCGTCCTGCCGGGAGCCGTCGTCCACGACGATGATTTCGAAATCCCGGAAAGTCTGGGCGTTTACGCTGGCCAGCGCGCGTTCCAGCGGGCCTGCCGAGTTGTAAGCCGGTATGACGACCGAAACCGCCGGCCCTCCCGATTCCGGGAAGGGCTGGCTATACACTATAAACAGCGAATCTGTCGGCATAGTCAAACTGGTCTGGCTGGAAACAAGTCTGCCAGCGCGGTTTCAAGGCCGCTGGCGGCTATTCCAAGCTCCTGTTCCATTTTAGCGGTTTTTAGCGCAATATTTACAGCGCATGTGCCGGTATCCTTGCTGTTCCCGCCGCGCGCAGGCGTGAGCAGGGTGCGGTCCAGCCCGCATGCGGCGGCAACCCGCAAGCCGAATTCGTGCCGGCTGACCGAGTCGCGCCCGGCGATATGCACCGCGCCCCACGGCCGGGTTTCCAGCATTCGCCACACTGCTTCCCCGAATTGCCGGCCGGAAACAGGATTGTCGAAAAGATCTTCCGGCAGGGTCAGCTGTTTCCCCGCACCAAGTGCGGTCATGATCATGCCGGCCGGGCAGTCCGTTCCGGCCAGCCCGAACATTAACGAGGGCCGCGCGACGGCGCATTCCTCCAGCCCGGTCACCGCCAGCATTTCACATGCCACATGCAGTTTGCCCGGCGCGGACACGGGACTAACCGGATCGTCCTCTCCGTACGGGCCTGCCGAACCGTCGAAAACCTCATTGCCGGATACATAGACAAGATATGCCCCGCGTTCGCTGCATAATCCGACTATATTGCGGGTGCTTTGAACATGATCCGCGCCGGCCCGGCCCGAGGGTTCAAGGCAGTGTGCCACGGCGTCAAACCGGTATTCATCGAACAGCCGGGCGGCCTGTTCCGCGTCAGTCCAGTCCGCGCTGGCGAAGTTGCCTTGTCCGGCGGGCTGGACGGGTTGCGGACGCGTGACTATAACGCGCACCCCGGCGGGGGCGGCGCTGGCGATACTGGCGGCTGCCAGTCCTGCTCCGCCGGTTACGAGAACGGTTTTTAACGCCATAATGCATTCATTATATTATATTGACCGGACATCCGCAGCCGGATTGCGTCGGTTTTTTTAAAAATCATTTTGCGGCTGGCAGGCAGTGCCGTGAAAATATGGAGGATTTCGGGCGCGGTTTTGTTCCGGACGGAGTTCTTCGCCCGGTTTTTTGCGCCGGGGCGCAGCGTGTTCGGTTCCGGTTCGTTGCCCGGCAGGACGCAAAGAAGCGCTTTGGCTGAAACGAATGCGTTCAGCGGGTGCGGCATATTACGCAGATATTTCCGGCCGCAGCGGGCTGTGCCGTTGCCGGCGTCATGCATTATCGCCGAATGCGTGTTGACATTATGCAGGTCCGCACGGGCAGGCGCGGCGTTATTTCATCAGCCGCGCGGCAAGCACTTCAAACACTTCGCGCGCCGCGCCGGGGTTGATGAACCGGCCGCCACGGCCGGTTTTTTCAGCCAGCGCGCCGGGCGAGGTTATGGCGTTGACGGCGTGCAGGAGGTTGGTTTCAATATCGGAGTCGTCATGCCAGCCGGCGAATGAAATAAATCCCGCGTCGAGCCAGCCTTTGATGTTCTGGTCATGGTTGTCGGCGATTCCGATCACCGCCGCCGGAGTGCCGCAGGCGGCCAGTTCAAACAGGGTCTGGCCGCCTGCGCAGACGGCAAAATCCGACAGCCGCATCAGCTGCGCCATTTCGCCCGCGCCGGGCGCGTAGAAAAAAAGAGTTTTTGGGTCGGTGTAGCGCGCCATATCACGCCCGTTGGTATAGCTTTTGCCGACCGCGACATTCTTTTCCAGCCCGGGAAAATGCTCCGTGAGAACTTTCAGGGCCACCGGGCTGAGATTGCGCCTGTCGTTCCCGCCGAACGTGACAAGAACCGAACGGGGTGCCGGCGGCAGGTTTTCTTTTCCGCCGCCAAGAAATTCCGGCCGGATCAGCTGGTATTTCGGGCCCAGCAGATAATGCCGGCCCGCCGCGCGGGGATATTTTATTTTTTCCGCCGCCAGCGCGCCGTTAAGCACCATGCCGGCTGGATAGGCGAGCCTGTTGTTATCATCCAGATAAAGCGCGAGTTTCGCTTTCGCGGCTATGCGCGCGCAGTCCTGCTCGCCGGCCCGGCCGGAATCTATTACAGCCAGGTCGCAGCGGTCCGGTTCGTCCGCGAGCCAGTTGCACAGGGTGTAGGTGTCTTCGGCCAGAATGCCGGAGATGGTTCTGTCGCCCGTGACAAGAAAACGGGCGGCATGCCCGGCTTTGACAAATTCATCATACAGCGTTCTGCAGCGCGCAAGGCGCCCGTACCCGTGCTCTTTTCCGCCTTCAGTGTAGAAAAGCAGTTTAAACATGCGCGCCTCTGCCACAGGCCGCAGTGGCATGCGCCGTTTTCACAAACTGCTCCAGCGCGAGGGTATGATAATATTTTCGTCATCCACGCGCAGGCTGTTCAGCTGCCGCATGAGCGGTTCCGTCTGCGCGGCGCGCGCCTCGGCGGTAATGTTTTCCTTTATGTTGGACATGGAATCCACCCCGCAAAGCACGCGGTCTATGTTCCTGTTCGACAGCGCGAACCCGAGGCAGATTTCGCACAGGCTCAATCCTGTCTCTGCCGCAATGCGGCGCAGGCTTTCAAGTTTTTCCGTCACCGGGGCGAAGTGGGCGGGCAGGGTTTCCGGCGCGCGCATCAGCAGGCCCTGCAGAAACACCGAGCGGGTGTAAATTTCCACTCCGCGTTCCCGCAGCAGCGGAAACAGCGGCTCGAACCGGCGGTCGAACAGATTGTAGGGCGCCAGCACAATGTCGCAGGGCAGTTTCTCCGCCACGATTGTTTCCGCGTCGCCCGGATAATAAAGCGAATAGCCCAGTTTGCCGATGCGTCCTTCTTTCTTCGCGGTTTTCAAAAACGGAATGATATCGGGATTGGTTCTGATATTGCCGAAATTGCCCAGCAGATAGCCGTAGATGCTTTTTATGCCCAGCCGCGCGAGCGTTTTGCTGAGAAAAAAATCAAGCGGTTTGTCGTTTTCCTCATCAAGATCCGGCAGTTTGGAAACCAGCCGGAACGCGTCGCTTATGGCCGAATGGGTTTTGAGGCACTGGCCCAGAACGCTTTCGCTCTCGCCGAGCGCGTAGGCGGTGTCCAGCAGGTCAATCCGCGCGGCGTGCGCGATATTCAGAATAAGGCCCGCTTCGGAGGCCGGTATTTTGCCGCGCGTGTTGTTGATGCCGTGGTCCATGCCGAACTGCGCGGTGCCTAAAGCCAGTCTGCTCATGTATTGAAACCTCCCGCTGCTGTATCCGTGAACCCGTTCCGCCGGCGGATTACCGATAATGTAGCAACATACCGGCGTTTTGGCAATAGACCGTTATTCCAGCCTTTCCCTGTCGCGCCCCAGATACAGCAGTTTCGCGAGCACCAGCAGGCCCGCCATCGCGGAAACCGCTTTGCCGGTAACGTACAGCCTGCCGTTTTCTTCACGGAGCTGGCCGGCGCGCACCAGCCGTTGTATCCGCAGCTCCAGCATTTCGGCCGGCGGGTAGCGGGCTTGCAGTTCAGCGCGCGTCAGCGGGGCCGGACTATCGTGCAGTTCGCGCATCAGCCGTATGCGCCGCGCGGTTTCGCCCAGATTTACGAAATGAAAGTAGCTGTAGCCAAGCGCGGCGTAGATGGCAAGGTTTGCGGCCGCGTCGCCTGCCGGGCTGAAAGCCGCGCACGCCACAACCGCCGCCAGACCCGCCGCGAAACCGGTGAAAACGGATTTTAAAAGCGGCGCGCCGTGCCGCGCGGACAGAAGCTGCGCCGTCATGTTAACCGCCAGCGCGGACGGCGCCGCAAAGATATTCAGCCATTCGCCCGTCATCAGCCGCCCTTGCCCAGCCGCATCAGTCCGCGCCAGAACATGATGAGCCGGGTCATGCGCAGGCCTTTGGCGGTCAAAGTGTATTTGCCGCCGGATAGAACGGCCATTTTGTCGGTCAGCAGGTCGTTCAGGCGCGGTTCGAACAGCACCCGGCCGTCAAGCTCGCGCGCGAGCGTTTCTTTAGCTATGCCCGCCGTGCCCGCCTGCCGCACGCGGCGCATGATGACAAGGGACGGGCTGTCCGCTTCCACGGCCGACCAGGTTATCATCCACGCCAGAGCCAGAGCGGTGCAAACCAGCGCGAAATGCGCGGTCTGGGCCGGGGTGTGCGGAGCCGGCGTGCCCAGCAGCGTCAGTTCCGGGCCCGGAACGGGAAAAAGCGCGCAGCCGGCCAGAGTCAGCCCGAACTGGATTAAAAGCAGCGCAACCGTCTGGCGTTTGGGCAGCCGCAGCCGCCACAGCGCCAGCTGAAGCGCCAGCCCGAACGCGAAAACCGCCAGACCCCAGACGAGCGCGCTCAAAGAAATTGCTCCCGGTTATTGAAAAAGTCCGCCAGATCGCGGAAGTCCTGCTCGCTCTGTGTGGCGACGCGCGCTTCCGAAACCACCAGCCCCGAATAGCCCGCTTTTTCGATCAGGCTCAGCAGGTACGCGCTGTGGTGCGGGTCGAAATGCAGGTGGGTATGCCACAGGCTCGAGCCCGCGCTGTAGCCGGTCAGGTGGATATGCGAGGCCTGCCTGATCCACGGGATGAACTCGTCTTCGTACACGCCGCCGCATTCCATCTGCAGATGCTCGAGATCAAGGCACCGCCCGGTCTGGTACCGGCGCTCGAATTTGGCCGGTTCGTGTATGCCCATGATGTTTTCCACGCAGATTTTCACGCCGGATCCTTCGAACGCGGCTATCGTTTCGCGCCATTCGTCCTCCCAGAAAATATCGTGGTAGACGCAGACCGGCGCGCCGATCGCCGCGGCTATGTCG
The sequence above is a segment of the Elusimicrobiaceae bacterium genome. Coding sequences within it:
- a CDS encoding sugar nucleotide-binding protein, with translation MALKTVLVTGGAGLAAASIASAAPAGVRVIVTRPQPVQPAGQGNFASADWTDAEQAARLFDEYRFDAVAHCLEPSGRAGADHVQSTRNIVGLCSERGAYLVYVSGNEVFDGSAGPYGEDDPVSPVSAPGKLHVACEMLAVTGLEECAVARPSLMFGLAGTDCPAGMIMTALGAGKQLTLPEDLFDNPVSGRQFGEAVWRMLETRPWGAVHIAGRDSVSRHEFGLRVAAACGLDRTLLTPARGGNSKDTGTCAVNIALKTAKMEQELGIAASGLETALADLFPARPV
- a CDS encoding aldo/keto reductase, yielding MSRLALGTAQFGMDHGINNTRGKIPASEAGLILNIAHAARIDLLDTAYALGESESVLGQCLKTHSAISDAFRLVSKLPDLDEENDKPLDFFLSKTLARLGIKSIYGYLLGNFGNIRTNPDIIPFLKTAKKEGRIGKLGYSLYYPGDAETIVAEKLPCDIVLAPYNLFDRRFEPLFPLLRERGVEIYTRSVFLQGLLMRAPETLPAHFAPVTEKLESLRRIAAETGLSLCEICLGFALSNRNIDRVLCGVDSMSNIKENITAEARAAQTEPLMRQLNSLRVDDENIIIPSRWSSL
- a CDS encoding TIM barrel protein, with the protein product MPDFTLAAKCRPNALLFDRVAQAGINGMELYLSSSIIERPKEIVRLCSRFSFKYAVHAPNDCHAPKTVRDIAAAIGAPVCVYHDIFWEDEWRETIAAFEGSGVKICVENIMGIHEPAKFERRYQTGRCLDLEHLQMECGGVYEDEFIPWIRQASHIHLTGYSAGSSLWHTHLHFDPHHSAYLLSLIEKAGYSGLVVSEARVATQSEQDFRDLADFFNNREQFL